The Nomia melanderi isolate GNS246 chromosome 7, iyNomMela1, whole genome shotgun sequence genome includes a window with the following:
- the LOC116425017 gene encoding sesquipedalian-1: MKINEKNMVAFATSATPVDREGWLNKRGELNRGYQRRWFVLKGNILFYFDRRGDKEPIGMIVLEGCTIELAEDEEQFGFQIVFHGPNNRNYALAAESQESMEQWMKALACASYDYMKLMVAELQRQLDAAEEETTMVVAPSPSPKAPPRQRHNPFNRPESHHRSQSVRSAPGRTENVPRTRITFRELHTTYGRRILADLNEWRHASKNAEAPLITL, encoded by the exons atgaaaataaacgagaaaaataTGGTAGCATTCGCGACATCGGCTACGCCGGTGGATCGCGAAGGTTGGTTGAACAAACGCGGTGAATTAAATCGCGGCTACCAAAGGCGATGGTTTGTTCTCaaaggaaatatattattttactttgatcGACGTGGCGACAAAGAGCCAATAGGTATGATAGTTTTGGAAGGTTGTACCATTGAATTAGCAGAAGATGAAGAACAATTTGGATTTCAAATTGTATTTCATGGACCGAATAATAGAAACTATGCTCTTGCTGCTGAATCCCAG GAATCTATGGAACAATGGATGAAGGCTTTGGCTTGCGCGAGTTATGATTACATGAAATTAATGGTGGCTGAATTACAAAGGCAACTAGATGCTGCAGAAGAAGAAACTACTATGGTAGTAGCCCCCTCTCCATCTCCTAAAGCCCCACCAAGGCAACGACACAACCCATTTAACAGACCTGAATCTCATCATCGTTCGCAAAGCGTGAGATCTGCTCCTGGTAGAACAGAAAATGTCCCAAGAACTAGGATAACGTTTCGTGAACTGCACACTACGTATGGTAGAAGAATTTTAGCAGATTTAAATGAATGGAGGCATGCAAGTAAAAATGCAGAAGCCCCCTTGATCACTCTCTAA